The candidate division WOR-3 bacterium genome segment TTCACTATCTTACTGATCTCCTTCTTCACTTCTTCGGGAATGGAGATGGCGATAAAACTTCTAATCATAACCCTCTAAGTACCTCCGGAGGATGTCCAATCCAACCTGGGCGGCTTGTTCTTTAACCATCCTCCTGTCACCCGGAAAGTGACATTCTCTAACAAGTGCCTTATTCCCTGTGACCAAACCGATATAAACCAAACCCACGGGCTTCTTAGCACTCCCTCCGGTTGGTCCGGCAATGCCGGTGGTGGAGAGGCCAATGTGGGCACCAAAATATTCCTGCACTCCCCTCGCCATCTCCAAAGCCACTTCCCTACTCACCGCTCCGTATCTCTTTAAGGTTACTTCCTTCACCCCTAAGACTCTCCTTTTTATCTCATTATGGTACGCAACCACTCCACCCAAAAAGTAATCGGAACTACCAATCGCATTCGTTATCCGATCGCCCAAAAGACCACCAGTGCAGGACTCGGCAACTGCCAAAGTGAGACCCCGCTGCCGGAGAAGTTTCCCCACCCTCTCCTCCAGAGTAATCTTACCCACCCCGTAAACATAAGGGAGGAGACGATTGATCACCTCCTTTTGCCACTCCGCCAGAAGATCTTTATCTTTTTCGGTGGTAATTTTAATGTCAACCCCCAAGGGGGATGGGAAATATCGGATCAGGCAATTCTTAAACTTCTTCTTAGGATGGGCAAGTCGCTCCATAATCTCCGCTTCGCTGATGCCGGTGGTGCGGATTAAGACAGAAGGGAAAGGATTCAAGGGGAAGGTTGTCTCAAGAAAAGGCAAAACCCCGGTCTCAAAGATCTTCTTCATCTCTTCCATCGGTCCGGGAAGGGCGATTAGTATTTTTTCTCCCTCCTGAATAATCATCCCCGGGGAGATACCAACCGAATTTTCTAAAAGAAGGGAAGATTGTAAATAGAGGGCTTGCTTCGTTGCCTCTTCGGGAACCGGGATATTTTTCTCTCCGTAGAATCGCTCAATTTTCTTTAAGGTCGCATCATCCAATAGAAGCGGTTTCCGAAAGATGCGACTTAAAACCTCTCTTATGAGGTCATCGGGGGTTGCCCCCAAACCGCCACAGGTGAAGAGAATCTGATGGGAAGAGAGTTGCCTCCTAATCTCCTCCTCTAATATCTCTTTCTGATTGGTAACGACTACAATCCGGGAAGTTGCTATCCCAATCTCGGAAAGGCGCCGAGCGATATATAAAGAGTTAGTTGGATAGGCATCTCCCCTTAATACCTCCTCCCCCGTCACCACTATCCCGGCCTTAATCATTTATTCCAAAGAAGGTTAAAAGCCGAAGTGTGATGTTGGCTAAAATCCCGGCTAAGAGATCGTCAACCATTACCCCCCAACCGCTTTTGAGTTCTTGACTTTTTTTGATAAAAGGAAGCTTCCCAATATCAAAGAGACGGAAAAGAAGAAAACCCAAAAGAAGGGTCTTTTTACCAATCCGGGTGATAAAGAGAAAAGTCACCAAAATCCCTAAGACTTCATCAATCGTAATCCGTCGCGCATCCTTCCCCCAGATCTTTTCCAAATCGGTAGCGATATGAACCCCAAGGAAAAAGATGAAGATGGTAAAAAGGGAGTAGAGAAGGGGAAAGGGGTGAAGAAAGAATGGAAAAAGTAAAGAAAAAAAGGAGGCGACCGTTGCCGGGGCGATAGGAGAAAGACCGGTGAAAAAGAAAGTGCCGATGAGAACCTTTACCGACCTAATGGAAACTTTAGCCACTATCTCGGGGATGATTTCTTCTCCCAGTCAAAAACCAAAGCACAGACAATGAAGATACTGGAGTAGGTACCGACAATAATCCCAAAGGTCATGATTTTAGCAAAATCCTTAATCTCCGCCGCACCGAAAATAGCGAGAATCACCGTCACCAAAATTGTTGTCAAGGCGGTGAGAATAGTTCGGGAAAGGGTTTCATTAATGCTTTTATTCAAAATCTCTAAAAAATTATCCTTCCGCATTTTTCTCAAATTCTCCCTCACCCGGTCGGAGACGACGATTGAATCGTTAACCGAATAGCCAATAATGGTAAGGAGGGCAGCCACTACCGGAACATTGACAGGAATCTGAAAGAAAGAAACAAAACCGGTGGCGATGACCGCATCGTGAATTAGGGCTAAAACCGCACCGGTGCCAAAACGGAAGTCAAAGCGAAAACTGACATAGATCAGGATACCGATTATACCCAAGATTAAAGCGATTAAGGTGTTGCGCTGCAATTCCCTACCGATTCTCGGACCGACTGTCTCCTCTTTTAAGATCTCCGGCTCGCTTTCCGGATAATAGTCTTTTATCATCGTTAAAAGGTCCGAAGAGAAATTAGCTAAACGCTGGTAATCCGCGGGACCAATCTTAATGATGAACTCATACCCCTCAATATACTTTTGGACTGTTGCACTTTTTACCCCCATCTTCTGTAAGATACCCCGGAGATCTTCGGTTTTTATCGGTGCCCGAAAAGTGAGATGTAAGACTGTGCCACCAGAAAAATCGACGCCGTAATTTAAGCCCCGCAAGAGGAAGATGGAAAGAAGGCTTGCGAGGAAAATGATTAGGGATAGGATATAAGTTATCTTTCGCCGACTTATAAAATTGATATTCGTTTTCGGAATTAATCTTATCATATCGGTAAACTCCTTAAACCAACTTTGGTTAAAAGAGCGTCTATGGCAAATTTTGTTAGGAAAACTGCGGTGAAGAGGTTAATCAAAAGACCGAAGATAAGGGTTAAGGAGAAACCCTTTATCGGCCCGGTGCCGAAGAAATATAGAACCAAAGCAGTAATCACCGTTGTAACATTGGCATCAATAATCGTCACCAGAGCCCGGGAAAAGCCAGTGTCCACTGCTGCCCGGACGGTTCGCCCAAATCTTAACTCCTCTCGGATGCGTTCAAAGATTAAGACGTTGGCATCAACCCCCATACCAACTGTCAGAGCGAGAGCGGCTAAACCCGGGAGGGTTAAAGTCGCCCGCAAAGAAGCGAGAACCGCTAAAGTGAAAAGAATATTAAAGAAGAGGGCACAGTCGGCAATCAATCCGGAGAGTTTATAGTAAAAGGCCATAAAAATAAGTACCAGGATGGCGGCAATGACTACTGACTTTATTCCTTTATTTATCGCATCCAGACCTAAGGCCGGACCAACCGACCTCTCTTCAATCACCAAAACCGGTGCCGGTAAAGAACCGGAACGGATAACAATCGCTAAATCTCTTGCCCTTTCCGGATTGACATCGCCTGTAGTAATCATCGCCTCGCCGGAAGGGATTCGCTCTTGAATCACCGGAGCCGAGCGCACCACTCCGTCCAAAACGATGGCTAAACGACGCCCAACATTCCGACCGGTAACGGAAGCGAAAGTTCTGGTTGCTTCCCGATTCAATTTGAGACTAACAATCCAGGTATTTGCCAAATTGATATTACTTCCCTGGTAGGCATCCACGCGTGCCGAGGCAATTCCTTTCCCGGTCAACTCCGGAACCTTCTTTAAGAGGTAAAGCCTTCTTATCCTCTTCCCCTCATAGTTTTCCAAAGGTCCGAAAAGGAATTCGTATTGGTCCCTTTCCGGTCGGGAAGGAGGATTGATTATCGTGTCAACTTCTTCCAAAAGCCTACTCACATAGGGCAAATCCCTCTCGTCTACTCCCAAATCAACTTTTCCCACATCAATTAGGTAATTGAAAAAACTCCCTTCTTTTAGGGTATCCTTTGCCACCTTTTTGGAATACTCGTCAATCTTTTTAAGAACCTCGGCGGTAAATCGCTCTTCTGCTACCAACTTAAATTCTAAAAGGGCGGTCTGGCCGATGATACTCTTTGCCCTTGCCCGGTCAACGCCTGGCAGTTGCACCAAGATTCGGTCTTCGCCCATCCTTTGGATAATCGGCTCAAATACCCCAAACTGGTCAACCCGGTTTTTAATAATCTCTTGGGCGCGATCCGCCGCATCCTTCACCTCACCGCGGGCGAGTTGTGATTTATCAATTTCTAAAACTAAATGCATCCCCCCAACCAAATCTAAACCTAAGTGCAGCGCCCGCTTATGGATTTTTATCTTCTCCCCTTCCAAATCCACCAGTTCCGATTGAATTCGGGCGCTGTCTTCCTTCGTTTGGGCATTAGAAAGAAGGTTCTTTAAGTAATTTTCCCTCTTCGGAATGGAAAAATAGAGTTGGTAAGTGGGATAGAGTGAGTAAAGGACAGCGACAATTACGATAATAATTAGGGCTAATTTTATCTTGCCGTAGCGCATACTAACCTCTTCATCTCCGAAACTGCCTCTTTCAACCCCACGAAGACCGCTCGGGCGACAATGGCAAAACCGATTGAAAAGCCTTCAATTTCTTCAAGCTGCGCTAAGGGAATGATATTCCAATAGTCAAGACCATGCCCGGCGTGAACCAAAAGACCAATCTCCGAACAATGCCGAGCTATCTTTTTAATTCTTTCTAACTCTTCTCCCGCCTTCCCTTTTCTGCTCTTTTTGGCGTAGGCATCGGTATTAATTTCAATCTTATCAGCACCCGCCTCCTTTGCTCTTACCACTTGTTTTTCATCCGCCTCAATAAAGATGCTGGTGATAATCCCAGCCCCTTTCAGTTGATTAATTCGCTTCTTGATGAGAGAGAAATTTTTCACCACATCCAAACCTCCTTCGGTTGTCAACTCTTCGGGTCGCTCCGGCACTAAGGTGACCACATCCGGTTTTACCTGCAAGGCAATCCTTAACATCTCTTCGGTCGTCGCCATCTCTAAATTCAACTCCGTCTTAATCGTCTCCCTCAATAATCGCAAATCCCTTTCTTTAATATGCCTCCGGTCACTCCTTAAATGGACCGTTATCCCATCCGCTCCTCCCAACTCACAAAGTAGAGCGGCTTGCACCGGATCCGGAAAGGATTCTTTCCGCGCTTCCCGGAGGGTGGCGACATGGTCAAGATTCACCGACAATTTCTTCATTAGGCTTTAATCATAATAAAAAAGAGATAAAAGTCAAGAAAATTTTATTTAGTTCTAATTACTCGGGTTGGGGTTAAGATAATATCAACCCTTATATCATGTGGTTCTTTAAGATAAGAGAAGTCCTCAAAAATTTGGCAATCGTGGACAATGGTGATCACTGTTGGCTTCTTTTTAATTAACCCCATCGCCTTTAATATCTCATATTCTTTATCACCATAGCCTTTCCCCTTTCCCAAACGATTCCCTTTAAGGTCAACCGCCACACTCCCCTGCAAAAATATCTCAACTTCCGTTTTCGGTGGCTTCCCGTAGCGCCGAAAACCATTTATCGTTATCGCCTTATCTTGAAATTCTTTTCCGGCAATTTCTAAAAAATCCGTCATATGGGGCAAAGCAACAATTAATGCCTTCCCTGCTTGTAAAGTAATTCTCCTTGCCTCTTTTAAGACCCCGTCCGGAGCAGAAAATATCCCTTTTGCCGTTTGGAATTCCGGTAAAGAGCGGAGGCGCTGACTGGCAAGATAAGCATCCTTAAAGTTTGGGATCCGCCCGAAACAAGGGCGGGGAAAATTTACCAAATCGTTCTCTTCCAAGAATCGCCAGACCTTCTGCCGAATCTCTTCTTTGGTCATCTGAATATTTTAAGGAAAAACTACTATTTGCCAAGGCTTTAAGATATTGACAATTAAAAAATGGAGATTATTATTTTCGTTAAGGAGGTAATATGAAAAGATATTTTCTTTTTTTATTTTTACCTACCCTCATCTGGCCGATATGGGATACGAAATGGCTCAATCTCAACCGTTGGGGATGTGCTTTTACCAACTACGGCATCTTTGGGCAAGATAACCAACACCCTGGTGCTTACTGGCCTAGACCTTTAAGAAACTTTTATATCTATGGCGCCGGTTTCTGGTTTGGTTGTATCAATAATAATGACACCTTAGTGACAACCGGTTATGAGCCAAACTCCGCTTATTCAGAAATTGTCCCCACCCTTTGCCGTTATTGGCGTCACGGTTATGATAACCCCTTAGATAAAATCTATACCTATCCCGATACTTGGCCACCACCAAGAGATAGATTTCCGATGGCACCAATCAATCCCGTATCCGAGAGGGATTTCTGGTGCTGTTTCTGTGATTCCGACCCAGTATTCCACTATCCCCCGGACACCGCCCGACCGATTGGCATTGATTGCGCCCTAACCGTTTATTCTTTTTCTGACTCCTTGGCTCAGGATTTTATCTTCCTCAAATACGAGATTTTTAACTATAACCAATACCCAATAAATAACGGATATTTCGGCATTCTCATTGACGCCGATGTTGGTGATTACAGTGATGACTTCGGTGGTTGGTTTTCAAGGCTTCAAACTGGTTTCATCGGTGATTATGACAATCACGAAAACCCCGGTTCTTCTTGGGAAAGGGGTACCCCAGGAGTTGTCGCAATAAGATTTCTTACTACCAATCCCCCTTGTAGCCTATCTTCATTTCGACTTTATTCCATTGAGAATGACCCAAGAAATGACCCGGAGCGGTATCAACTTATGACACCGGGCTTCACCTTAGATTCCCTTCCTGGCGATATGCGTCTCCTCCTCTCTTTAGGTCCTTTTCACCTTCTGCCCGAATCTTCCATCACCTTCTATTTTGCGCTGATTGGGGCAAAATACGGAGAAGAGAACGAACCACCCCAAATAAGAGATACAATGGACATTGTTATGGCTTCCGAATTGGCAGAGACAATCTTTTATCAGAGAATCGGCATTGAAGAAACTTATCTCAAACCCGCCTCTGATTTTCCTTACCGTATCTATCCCAACCCTTTTTCTCGTAAACTCTTTATCCTCTCCCAGAGTAATGAGAAGATAAAAGTAGAAATTTACAATACAGAAGGAAAATTGGTAAAAAGACTTTCTGGCCAAAAAAATCTCTTTTGGGAAGGTCGGGATGAAAGAAATAGAAAACTACCTTCGGGGATTTATATCTTAAAAATTCGTTCGGGAAGGAAAGAGATGTTAGAAAAGGTTCTTCGCATGAGATAAAATCCAGTTTGCTAACTGCCACCTTTTCTTTATTTAACCCCTAAAATAATCCCGAAAATTCCTAAACTGAGAATAATAAATATCGGCTCTAAGAGAAAAAGCAGGAAGAAAGAGAGAAAGGCGGTAATAATTGTTCGGAAATCAAAAATTGCTACCCTCCCTAAGGAAAAAGCGGAAAAGATTAAAATGCCAACCATCCCCGGCTTCACTCCTGATAAGAATGATTTCACATAAAAATTCTCCTTGATCCTTTCATAAACTTTGATTAAGAATAGGAGCATAAAAAAAGATGGTAAGAAGATGGCCACCGTCGCCACCAAACTACCCAAAATGCCACCCACCCCGTAGCCAACAAAAGTGGCAAGGATGGCTACGGGACCGGGAGTGATCTGGCTAATCGCCACACCATCAATAAATGCCCTGGAAGTTAATAAGCCGCGACTGGTAACAATCTCTCTCTCAATAAAAGGGATAGCGGCGAAACCGCCACCAAAGATTAAGGCACCAATCTTTAGGAAGATATAAAAGAGTTGGAGTAATAAAATGGGGGAAAAAGAAAAGAAGAAATGGCGTCTTATCGGGCGCATCCTATTTAATAGGATACCCAAAATACCCAAAAGGGAGATGATAAAGAACAGTTCCAACTTAAAATATAAACCCCAAAAGGCGATAAAAGAAAAAATAATTGAAGAAAAATCCTTCAAATAATCTCTACCCATCCGAATTGCACAATAGAAAAGAACCGCTGGGATTGCCGGATTGATAAAAGAAAAGGCATCTTCTAAGAAACCTACTCTTTGATGGTGAAAATATAGAAAACTCAAAGAAAGGGTGATAAGATAAGAAGGAAGAAGGAAGAAGATTACGGATAAAATCATCCCTTTGAGCCGGAATAACTTATAGCCAATATACTCCACATAATTAGGAACAAAAGGACCAGGAAGGATTTGTCCCATCGCTACCGCTACAGATAAATCCTCATCGCTAATCCAATTCTTTCTTCTAACCAAATGCTCCCTTATTAAACCGAGCATCGCCATCCCACCCCCAAAGCCGATGGCGCCAATCTTTAGAAAGATGAGGAGTAAAGACTTTAAGGTTGGTCCTTCTCTTCGGATACTATCTTTCACCTCTTCGTTTTAAGGATTGAGAAATGGTATGGGCAATTCTTAAAGGCTCTGGGATGCGATATTTTAAAGCGGTCTTCAAAACAATCTCCTTAGCGGTCGCCAAACTTATCTTGTGTCCGGGGGAGACAAATACCGGAGCCACGCTTTCCTGGGTTCTCAAAACATAGCCCACAATCTCACCCCGATAAATTAAAGGGGAATAAGAACCCCGCTTTTTATCAGGCATCTCATATTTGCCAACCAATTTAGTTTTAGCACAACCAACCGTCGGCTTGTCAAGGAGAATTCCCAGATGGGAGGCTAAGCCTAAACCTCGGGGGTGGGAAATTCCCTGACCATCAAAGAGAATCACATCCGGCTGGTATTCCAACTTTTCGTATACTTTAAGATAAGCCCCCTTCTCCCGATAGGAAAGGAAACCGGGAATGTAGGGAAAGTTAATCTTCTCTTGGAAAGTTTTAACCTCAATCACTCTTGACTCGGGAAGGGAGAAGATAATAAAGGCACAATAGATATCCTCTTCGTCAAAGGCACAATCCGTACCCCCAATCAGTTCCAATTTCTCAAATCCGTTCTTTAAAGAAAGAGACTCCCTCAATTTCTCCTGTTCTCTAATTAAATTAGTAATTTTCATTTACTCATCTCGGGGAGGTAAATTTCTTACCGCCGAGATGCAAAATGAGATTGGCGGCGCTGCTCCAAAAGTTTTGGAAGAAATCTCCCTCCGCTACTGCATAAACTATCTCCCCAATAAAGAGAAAGCATTCTCCAAGGACCAATGTCTTTTTCACCCGACATTCAATATGTCCCAGACATTCTTTAATATAGGGAGGTTTAACAAAGTTTGCCTTCTCCTTGGTCAACTTTGCTTTTTGAAACTTATCGGTCTCCCTTCCGGACTTCGTCCCACAAATCCAGACCGCCGATAATAATTTTTCGTTTGGGATGTTTAAGACGAATTCCTTTGTCTGTTTGATATTAGAAGCGGTTAAACTATCCTTCCCGACCGCAATCGCTACCAGAGGTGGTTCTTCGGAAATCGGTGTCGCCCAAGCCAAGGACATCACATTTTCTCTTCCCTTTTTATCAACGGAGGTTAAAAGAAAAGTTAACTTGGGGTGAAATAAACGATATCGGCTCCCTTTAATCGGTCTTTTCATAAGTTGAATATAATAGGAAAAAGAAACTCTGTCAAATAGAATTGACTAAGGCAATCCCTTATCCTATAATTAGGATGCGGAAGGCTCTCCGAAGAAAAATCCTAAGAAGGGACCGGCGAACTTGCCAACTCTGTGGGAAAAAAGGAGCGGGTCAAATTCACCATCTCATCCCGAAAAGTAAAGGTGGAAAAGATACGGAAAATAACTTAGTTCTTCTTTGTGGTCCTTGCCACCTCTTAATCAGTCCTATTCCCCTAAAGATCCTAAAGAGAATTTTAAAAATTCCCGAAACCGAAATCAGAAGACGCCAGAAAAAAGTGAAAAAGGGTCTGGCACGATTAAAAAGGCGATTGGTTAATTGATTTTTCCCAAAAAAAGGCTATACTGGGATATGCGGCGCCTCTTTCCTCTTATCCTTCTGACGCTTCTCCTTTTTCTTTTCTCCCTTTTTCTGATCAGAGAATTTTTTCCTCCTCAAAAAAAGGTAAAAGAGAAATTTACCTATCAGGGCGATTTGGGAAGAGTTTTCAATATCCTCGTCATCGCTAACGATGCTCAAATGATTACAAAAAAAATGGCAGACGGTCGGGTAGTAAAGGTCTTGGAAGAAAAGAGCCGAAGCGATATTATTGATATCGTCCATGTCAATTTGGACAAAGGAATCGTCAATATGTTAAATATCCCGAGGGATATGTTAGTCCATATTCCCGGTTACACGAAGGCGGAAAGCGACACTGATTTTTGTAATTTAGATAAGATAAATCACAGTTATTTCTTCGGAAAGGAAAAACTCCTTAAAGAAGTTCTCTTAAAAAATTATCAGATTACCATCCATCGTTATCTCACCATCAATCTCTATTCCTTCTCCCAAGTATTCTCCTTACTCTTTCCCTATCTCAAAGACATATCCTTACGGCAAAAGACGATTCGAAATGTGGAAGAGGCGAGAAAACTCCTCCGCAGTCGGAGGCTCTGGGCGAGAGACGATGTTGACCGAGGAAGAAATTCTATAATTTTTATGAAAGAGGTTTGGGAAAATATCTGGCCCCTTGCCAAAAGAAAGGACTTCCAAGAAGAGATCACCAAAAATGTGATGAGGGTTATCGGGAAAGATACCGATTTAACTAACGAAGACATTATTTATATCTTAGAAAATCTTTCCGAAAAGGGATTTGATCCGAAGAATATCCAATTGGCGACGCTAATTGGTTATCAGGCTCCGGTTTATCTCAATCGCTATCAGGAGGTTTTAGCCTGTTACCTCCCAATCTATTCGGAAATCAAAAACCAAATTGCCTACTTCATCTTTGAAGAAGAAAAGCCAGCAAAGTCTTACCTCAGCGATGAAGCCTTCTCTCTCCCTCCTTATGTTTTAAGAAACTATTGTCCCCAAGAGAGCAATTTAAATTCCATAAAGAGAGACTTAACCCCAGAACATCTCAATGCCCAAACCCAAGAGTTTTAGGGTGGGGAAAATTGCGGCCGCTGGCCGAAAACCTTTTGGTAAACCTCGGGATATTTTTCCTTTGCGGCTAAGAGGAAAAAGGTGAGAGGTAATTTTTTTTTGGCAAGCCAGCAGAGGGCGTCGGAAATCTCTCTTATCTCCCATTGGGCAGTGGCATCAGAACGGAGGCGAACGATATGGTATAATTCTCTCGCATTTAGACCTAAAAGGACCCGCCTCTTATGGGCATTGGTTAAAATATACTCGGCAATTTCCGGATAATCTCTCTTTATCTTCCGATAGAGTCTTTCGGTCTTTTTCATCAATTGGGTAAATCTCCTCTCTTCCCCCGCTTCGGCGATACTTCTCGGCAAAACCCAGCCTAAATTTAGGGAGTAAGGCTGTTTAATTAAAGTTGCCATCCGGTGCCTCTTCAACTGGGCAAAGGCGGAAGCGGAAAGAGTGATTTCAAAAATAAGTAAAGAGAGTTCAAACTCCCGGGGTACGGCGTCATAAAATTCTAAATGGCGGCAAGCGGTCTTAAAAATTTCCTCCTTCCTCTTTTGAACAAACCCTCTCACCTCGGCAAAGGAAAGTTGGGAATGAGCAAAAAGGAGGGCGCTGGCAATAATCGCATCCGCCTCCCGGGAATAATAGAGAAGTTTTACCTTACCATTTCTTACTTTTCCTCTTTCTTTCTTCCGATACTTCTCCACCAATCTCTCCAAATCCTTTCCCCTTTCCTCATAGGGTGTTGCCTGATAGAAAAGAAAGAGGGAAGGAGTAATCTCTTTTACCCGGGAAAATAACCTCTTACCCAAATCCCT includes the following:
- a CDS encoding FAD-dependent thymidylate synthase codes for the protein MKVILAGYNVDVEELKGERGEILTPETISAAYARISRSSLSIPQLRREARRELTKARKSAKRIIYDMGHHSIAEHSVFNFDILDVSRLAVEEIEHFRLVSYTEKSQRYVKFEKGFFFPKELKFTPYEKEYLKLVSEQFELYYLLIERLKSYFLKKDPQMKEKEAEKKAQEDARYCLPLATLTQLGMTINARNLEYLLRNFAAAKLKEVRDLGKRLFSRVKEITPSLFLFYQATPYEERGKDLERLVEKYRKKERGKVRNGKVKLLYYSREADAIIASALLFAHSQLSFAEVRGFVQKRKEEIFKTACRHLEFYDAVPREFELSLLIFEITLSASAFAQLKRHRMATLIKQPYSLNLGWVLPRSIAEAGEERRFTQLMKKTERLYRKIKRDYPEIAEYILTNAHKRRVLLGLNARELYHIVRLRSDATAQWEIREISDALCWLAKKKLPLTFFLLAAKEKYPEVYQKVFGQRPQFSPP